Proteins from one Mycobacterium sp. SMC-2 genomic window:
- a CDS encoding SDR family NAD(P)-dependent oxidoreductase, protein MTSADQRCDGMVALVTGSSRGLGKAIAARLAERGATVALTARTIDPDPKYDGSLSQTLDEIVAAGGKAVAVQADLSQSEERARLFAEVVSAVGAPDILVNNAAVTFLRTLDGFPERRVRLMMEMHVLGPLQLSQLAIPAMRERGRGWILNLTSVGGDLPPGPPFSEFDRTAGFGIYGTVKAALNRLTKSLAAELYDDGIAVNAAAPTNPVATPGAGTLDLAKTDTEDIELITETAFRLCTGDPKILTGRIAHTQAFLTEVGWAKSAG, encoded by the coding sequence ATGACGAGCGCGGACCAACGATGCGATGGGATGGTGGCCCTCGTCACCGGAAGCAGCCGGGGGCTGGGCAAGGCGATCGCCGCACGGCTGGCCGAGCGCGGGGCCACGGTCGCGCTGACCGCCCGCACGATCGACCCCGACCCGAAATACGACGGGTCGCTGAGTCAGACCCTGGACGAGATCGTGGCCGCCGGTGGGAAGGCAGTAGCGGTCCAAGCGGATCTGTCCCAATCCGAGGAGCGCGCGCGGCTTTTTGCCGAGGTGGTCAGCGCCGTAGGCGCCCCGGACATCCTGGTCAACAATGCGGCGGTGACGTTCCTGCGGACCCTGGACGGGTTTCCCGAACGGCGGGTCCGCCTGATGATGGAGATGCATGTGCTCGGCCCGCTGCAGTTGAGCCAGTTGGCGATTCCGGCGATGCGCGAGCGCGGGCGGGGCTGGATCCTGAACCTCACCTCGGTGGGCGGTGACCTGCCGCCGGGCCCGCCGTTCTCCGAGTTCGATCGCACCGCGGGCTTCGGCATCTACGGGACGGTCAAGGCCGCGCTCAACCGGCTGACGAAAAGCCTTGCGGCCGAGCTGTACGACGACGGGATCGCCGTCAACGCCGCCGCCCCCACCAATCCCGTCGCCACACCCGGAGCCGGCACGCTCGACCTGGCCAAGACCGACACCGAGGACATCGAACTGATCACCGAGACGGCCTTCCGGTTGTGCACCGGTGACCCGAAGATCCTGACCGGGCGCATCGCGCACACCCAGGCCTTCCTCACCGAGGTCGGCTGGGCCAAGTCCGCAGGCTGA
- a CDS encoding phosphotransferase family protein: MVELDPDELRRRVAGAGVAGVAPLAGGASSLTFKGVLDGRPVVIKVAPPGVEPVAHRDVLRQARIIKALAGKRVPVPEVLWEDPGDPPQTPPLFVMSHVEGHCAEPLFDGCTDTVDLSERYRNACRAMAALHSLSPGELGLGGEPIVDGAAEVRRWSETLQTVDAALVPDWPGVRDALLGCAPTAMAPSVVHGDFRLGNLLATGSRINAVIDWEIWSVGDPRIDAGWFLINCDPDTYRRVTGSADMVPPVAELAETYREELGREVSDLAWFSALACFKSAATWSLIVKHNRRRRTPRTELEAMAATLPRLLDRARSLLDQRG, encoded by the coding sequence ATGGTCGAGCTAGATCCGGACGAGCTCCGGCGGCGGGTGGCGGGCGCCGGCGTCGCCGGTGTCGCCCCACTGGCCGGGGGCGCCTCCAGCCTCACGTTCAAGGGCGTTCTGGACGGCCGGCCGGTGGTCATCAAGGTCGCTCCGCCCGGCGTCGAACCGGTCGCGCATCGCGACGTGCTGCGTCAGGCCCGCATCATCAAAGCGCTTGCCGGAAAGCGGGTTCCGGTGCCAGAGGTGCTGTGGGAGGACCCAGGGGATCCACCGCAGACCCCGCCCTTGTTCGTCATGTCGCACGTCGAAGGGCACTGTGCCGAGCCGCTTTTCGACGGCTGCACAGATACCGTCGATCTTTCCGAGCGGTACCGCAACGCATGTCGGGCCATGGCCGCGCTACACAGTTTGTCGCCGGGCGAGCTCGGCCTGGGTGGGGAACCGATCGTCGATGGGGCCGCGGAAGTCAGGCGGTGGTCCGAGACGCTGCAGACCGTCGACGCGGCGCTGGTGCCCGATTGGCCGGGCGTGCGTGACGCGTTGTTGGGTTGTGCGCCAACGGCTATGGCGCCGAGCGTGGTGCATGGTGATTTCCGGCTGGGCAACCTGTTGGCCACCGGATCCCGCATCAACGCGGTAATCGACTGGGAAATCTGGTCAGTCGGGGATCCGCGTATCGACGCGGGCTGGTTTTTGATCAACTGCGACCCGGACACCTACCGGCGCGTTACGGGCTCGGCGGACATGGTGCCGCCCGTGGCCGAACTCGCCGAGACCTACCGAGAAGAGCTGGGCCGCGAGGTCTCCGACTTGGCCTGGTTCAGCGCGCTGGCGTGCTTCAAGTCGGCCGCGACGTGGTCGCTGATCGTCAAGCACAATCGGCGAAGGCGCACACCACGGACAGAATTGGAGGCGATGGCGGCAACACTCCCGAGGCTGCTGGATCGGGCGCGGTCACTGCTGGATCAACGTGGCTGA
- a CDS encoding MspA family porin, producing the protein MSVVTAPVTAADPEVEPAGAAEAPPADGAVPSNPPVILNTPDGWTLGLGAKDEAQVPVAPLTTSVASREYISSGIFAGSLRGSEEPHGVLEVGYQIGCGIDMSTSNGVIMEGGTGLIPGVSPTFDTTGTLPPLLPYVSAPVNGALSIGMKPGLIITVPVIKKQFKGANPWVMISNFHIKIDGCVGQSFIRSYAVLTRMTDLSDVVLSYVGVTKSV; encoded by the coding sequence ATGTCAGTAGTTACGGCGCCGGTGACGGCCGCCGATCCCGAGGTCGAGCCGGCCGGTGCGGCTGAGGCGCCGCCGGCCGACGGGGCGGTGCCCTCGAACCCTCCCGTCATCCTCAACACCCCCGACGGCTGGACCCTGGGGCTGGGCGCGAAGGACGAGGCGCAAGTTCCGGTGGCACCGCTGACCACCTCCGTCGCGTCGCGCGAATACATATCCAGCGGCATCTTCGCCGGCTCGCTGAGGGGATCGGAAGAGCCACACGGCGTCCTGGAAGTGGGCTACCAGATCGGCTGCGGGATCGATATGAGTACGTCCAACGGCGTGATCATGGAGGGCGGCACCGGCCTGATCCCGGGCGTCAGCCCGACCTTCGACACCACCGGTACGTTGCCGCCCCTGCTGCCGTATGTTTCCGCGCCCGTCAACGGCGCGCTGAGCATCGGCATGAAACCCGGCCTCATCATCACGGTGCCGGTGATCAAGAAACAATTCAAGGGTGCGAACCCCTGGGTTATGATCAGCAACTTCCACATCAAGATCGACGGGTGCGTGGGCCAGTCGTTCATCCGCTCCTATGCGGTGCTGACTCGAATGACCGACCTGTCCGACGTGGTGCTGTCGTACGTCGGCGTCACCAAATCGGTTTAG